The segment CACCCTGGGCACCTTCAAACAATACCCGCTTCCCTTGATCGATCGCTTCGTTCAAGACGACGGAGGTGTCGGTCACATAAGGACGGATCCGCTCCGCACAGCCCAGATAGGACTGATATATCTCGTCAAAGGCGAACCCGGTGGTGTCATAAACCTTCTCCAGCAACCGGTTCTTGTCTTCCAGGGTTTGTTTCAGTTTGGCGGCAAAGCGGTCCCGGTCCAGCAGATCGGAGACCCTGATTCCGATTCGGGCCGCCTTGTCCATATAGGCGGGACCGATCCCTTTTCCGGTGGTTCCGATTTTTCCTGAACCCTTGCGACTTTCCTCCACCATATCCAGCTTGATATGGTAAGGCATGATCACATGGGCCCGGTCCGAGATCCGCAAATTGCCGGTGGAAACGCCGTGCCCCTCAAGATAATCCAGCTCTTCCACCATCGCCTGCGGGTGGAGCACCATTCCGTTTCCCAGGACGCAAACCTTTTCGGAATAAAAGATTCCCGATGGAATCAGATGAAGTTTGTATCGTTTTCCACCAAAAACAATGGTATGGCCGGCATTGTTTCCTCCCTGGTAGCGAGCAACCACTTCCGCCTTTTCCGCGAGGAAGTCGGTAATCTTTCCTTTCCCTTCGTCCCCCCACTGAGTCCCGACAACGACCACCGTCGACATGATCAAGGCTCTCCTTTCCTGACGGGTTCTGCTTACCCCCCTGCATTCAACCTTTATCAGTTTACAAGGAAAAAAGCTCGGTGTCAACGCAAAAACCGAACATTAATCTATTTTACTATCAAATCATTCGTTTTTATGGCCCTCCTTGCTGGCCGTGGTGCAGATCCAGACTGAGAAACTTATTATAGTTCTTCAGGAAGAGAAGTTCCACTTTCCCCACCGGTCCGTTCCGGTGTTTGGCCAGAATCACCTCGATAATGTTCTTTTTCTCCGAATCCTCGTTATAATAATCATCCCGGTACAGAAAGGAGACGATATCGGCATCCTGCTCAATGGAGCCGGATTCCCGAAGGTCGGACAGCATCGGCCGCTTGTCCTGCCGCTGTTCCACCGCACGTGACAGCTGGGAGAGAGCGATCACCGGAACGTTCAGCTCCCGTGCCAGCAACTTCAAGGACCTGGAGATCTCCGAGATTTCCTGCTGGCGACTGTCCCGCCCCCTGCCTTCGATCAACTGCAGGTAGTCGATCAGAACCATTCCCAAACCGTGTTCCGCCTGCAGACGCCGCAACTTGGACCGAATTTCAAACACCGTGACTCCCGGAGTGTCATCGATAAAGATGGGGGCTTCCGACAATGAGCTGATCGCC is part of the Kroppenstedtia eburnea genome and harbors:
- a CDS encoding adenylosuccinate synthase, with translation MSTVVVVGTQWGDEGKGKITDFLAEKAEVVARYQGGNNAGHTIVFGGKRYKLHLIPSGIFYSEKVCVLGNGMVLHPQAMVEELDYLEGHGVSTGNLRISDRAHVIMPYHIKLDMVEESRKGSGKIGTTGKGIGPAYMDKAARIGIRVSDLLDRDRFAAKLKQTLEDKNRLLEKVYDTTGFAFDEIYQSYLGCAERIRPYVTDTSVVLNEAIDQGKRVLFEGAQGVMLDIDQGTYPFVTSSNPVAGGVCIGSGVGPTKVHQVIGVAKAYTSRVGDGPFPTELHDDTGDRIREVGREYGTTTGRPRRVGWFDSVVVRHARRVSGITGLSLNSLDVLTGLPTVKICTAYRYRGEVLENYPANLDILAECEPVIEELPGWEEDITGVRNLSDLPLAAQHYVERITHLTGIPLTLFSVGPDREQTIQVRPVYA